GTCCAGGCTGCGCTTCTCGGAGTCGCTGCCACGGCGCGTCTGTGGGCACGGGGCGGGGACAGGGGTGGCACTCGTGGCacggctggggacactgccgtGCCCACATGTCCCCCACTGCTGGAGCCTGGtggtggggacactggggtgccACAGACCCCACCACTGCGGCCCCATGGTGGGAACACCCTGGGTGCCCAcgtgtccctcagtgccaccaccaTGTCACAGGGCACGGTGGATGCCATGTGTCCCCACCATCCTGCTAGAGGACACATCAGAAGCCCCATGGCGGGGACACCCTGGGTGCCCTGtgtgtccctcagtgccacacTAGATGCCCACAcgtccctcagtgccaccaccaCCATGCCAAAGGGACAACTGAGATGCCACACACCCCTCAATGCCAccaccctgccaggggacaCCTGGGCTGCCATGTGTCCCTTGCTGCCACCACCCTATGAGGATGAGGCTCTGGCTAACACATCCCCCCGTGTCACCACCGCCATGGCAGGTGCGCGGTGCCCGCGGTGCCACCCCGGCCGGGCACTCACGGCGAAGAGGCTGGTGCGGCGCTTGGCCCCGCGGTGCAGCGAGCCGGGCGTGCCCAGCGGGGCCGGGGTCTCGCTGCGCAGCTCCCGGTGGCTCACGTTGGGCGTGGAGGGCAGCGAGGACGAGTAGTCGCTGGTGTGGCCCCCGTTGCTGgtctggggggacacggggtgagcctgggcagtgcccgggggccggggcggggggccggggcggggggccGGGGGTTACCTGGCTGGGGTGGACGCCCCCCACGGGGGTGGAGGCGGCAGAGTGGCTcggggagctgggcagggacttGCAGGACgccatcagctgctgctgcttcttcagcGCCACGGCCTTCTGGGCCACTGCAGGGAGCCGAGTCAGGAGGGCTGGACCCCAACCTGCCCAGGCACCGCCTGGGTACCCTCACCTGGACACGGGCCCCATCCCACCTGGGCACGGGCACCACCCTCATCCCACCTGGacactgtccccatcccatcTGGACACTGTCCCCATTCTCATCCCACCGGGATACTGGCTCCATCCCATCTGGACAAGATCCCCATCCCATCTGGACACGGTCACCATCCCATGTGGATGTGGTCCCCACCCTCATCCCACTTGGACATTGTCCCCATCCCATCTAGACATGGTCCCCATCCTCATCCCATCTGGACACTGTCCTCATCCCACCTGGATACTGTCCCCATCCCATCTGGACACTGTCACCATCCCATGTGGATGTGGTCCCCACCCTCATCCCACCTGGACACGGTCCCAATCCCACCGAGACAATGTCGTCATCCTGCCTGGACAtggtccccatccccatcccgccTGGACATGGTCCAGTCCCCATCCCACCTGGACACCATCCCCATCTTCATCCCACCTGCacactgtccccatcccacccaTCCGCTGGCAACTGTCTCCATCCCACCTGGATGTTGCCCCCATCCCACCTGGGGTGGACATGGTCCCTGACCTACCCAGGCGAGGGTCTGCCCCACCTGGGCATGGTCCTCTGCACTACCCTGTCCACTGCCTCCATCCCACCTGGATGCGGTCCCTGTCTCACCTGGACATGGCCCCGTGGCCGCCACTCCCCTCGACCCAGACGTGCTCCCACGCTGGCCACAACCCCTGTCTGACCAGGTCACTACGCCCATCCCACCCGGCCGTGGTCCCCATCACATGGTGGTCACTGTCCCCACCTCCCCGTGTCACCagccccctcccacccccccGAGGACGGTCACCCACCCTCGGTGAAGACCCGGTCCACGTTGAGGCCGTAGGTGGCGCAGGTCTCGTAGTAGAGGCAGCGCCGCATGTCCCCGCAGAGCGCCCGGGCGTGCGCGTCCTCCACCGCCCGCGGGCTGGACGAGCTGATCTTGTCTGGGGAGCCAGGGGCTCAGCTGGGGGTGCCCCGCGCTGCTGCCACCCCCACAGATCCCCCCGTGCCCCCTGGCTCACCCTGCGTGCCCACCAGCGCCAGGGCCACGTCGCTGGTGCCGCGGAGGTCGCAGAGCAGCGCGTGCAGCTGCGCCACCTCCTCGAAGCTGCTCTCgctctccaggctgaagacGAAGATGACGGCGTCCGCCCAGCTGGCAAACTGGGGGGCCACGGGCGGGGTCAGGGCTCGGCTCCGGCCAGCGTGGCCCCCCCGGGCCCCGGTCCCCTCGTACCTGTGCATCCGGGGCGCCCGCCTCCTCCCGGATGAGCAGGAGGTGGCTCTGGCCATCCACTGTCACCTCACGCTTGAACTGGCCACCTGCAgcggggaggggaaggggggacCCTGCAGGTGTGCTCCGCCCACGTGGATGGAACCTCCCATGGGCGTGACCAGCACCAtgggtgagcagcactgaccccAAAAGGCCCACAGCCATGACCAGCACCATGTGTGAGCAGCACTTTGACCCCAAAAGGCCCGCAGCCATGGCCAGCACCATGGGTGAGCAGCCCTTTGACCCCAAAAGGCCCACAGCCATGGCCAGCACCATGGGTGAGCAGCCCTGACCCCAAAAGGCCCACAGCCATGACCAGCACCAtgggtgagcagcactgaccctAAAAGGCCCACAGCCATGACCAGCACCGtgggtgagcagcactgaccccAAAAGGCCCACAGCCATGACCAGCACCATGTGTGAGCAGCCCTGACCCCAAAAGGCCCACAGCCATGACCAGCACCATGGGTGAGCAGCCCTGACCCCAAAAGGCCCACAGCCATGACCAGCACCAtgggtgagcagcactgaccctAAAAGGCCCACAGCCATGACCAGCACCATGGGTGAGCAGCCCTGACCCCAAAAGGCCCACAGCCATGACCAGCACCGTGGGTGAGCAGCCCTGACCCCAAAAGGCCCGCAGCCATGGCCAGCACCATGTGTGAGCAGCCCTGACCCCAAAAGGCCCACAGCCATGACCAGCACCATGACCTTGCCCATTCTGTGGCCACGTCCATCCCCTTCACCCTCTCCACACCTGTCCATGCCCAGCATCATGACCTTGCCCATTCCATGACCGTGTCCATCCCCTGGTCATGCCCAGCCCCATCATATGTCCATCCCATGCCCAGCTCCATGGATATGTCCCttcctccatccccatccccatggaCACTCCATCACTGAACCCATGCCCGTGATTTGTCCATGGTTGTGTCCATCCCATGCCCATGATCATGTCCATCCCATGCCCATGGTCATGCCCATCCCATGGTCATGCCCATCTCATGCCCATGGCTGTGTCCATCCCATGCCCATGATCGTGTCCATCCTACAGTCCCATCCATCCCATGCCCATGGTCATGTCCATGCCCCGACCATGGTCGTGTCCATACCATGGTCACATCCATCCCATGCCCATCATCACATCCATCCCATGGTCACCTCCATCCCATGTCCATGGTAATGTCCATCCCATGGCCATGTCCATCCTGTGCCCATGGTCGTGTCCATCCCATGGTCACATCCAACCCATGCCCATGGTAATGTCCATCCCATGATCTATGCCCATCCCATGCCCATGATCACGTCCATCCCATGCCCATGGTCATGCCCATCCCATGGTCATGCCCATCTCATGCCCATGGCTGTGTCCATCCCATGCCCATGGTCACATCCAACCCATGCCCATGGTAATGTCCATCCCATGGTCATGCCCACCCCATGCCCACGTCCCCGCCATGGCCACTCACTCTCAGTGGGCTCCAAGCCCACGTAGGAGCCGGTGAGGAACCGATGGACGAGCGCCGACTTCCCGCtcttgctgctgcccaggaccccCTGGGTGGGCAGAGGGGGTGTCAGGatggctggggacacggggacacggggacatggggacatgggggcaTGGTCctcaggggacacggggacatggggacacggggacacggggacatggggacacagggacatggggacatggggacacggggacatgggaatatggggacatggggacatggggacacagggacatgggaacacggggacatggggacatgggaacagggggacatggggacatggagacacagggatttggggacacagggacatgggggcaCGGGTACATGGGGACACGTCACCCACCAGGCGGATCTCGGGGATAGAGCGGCCCAGCGTCCACTCCTGGCTGTTCACCAAGGCCTCTGCGGAGGGAGAAGGCTGAGCcagagcccagggacccccgggcaAGCCCCAGCAGGCGCTGgcacccccaggagccccagtCCCGGGGGGCCCCCGCCCCACCCCGCGGCGCAGCAGCCGCTTCCTGCGTGGGCGGCCACCAGCTGTCACCCAGCAacggcgccgggcccgcggGGGCGGCAGGACGTGGAGATGCCACGTGGCAGGGACGGGGACGCGGCAGCACGAGGCGTCGTGTGCCAAGGCACGAGTACGCAGAGGGCACGGGGACACGGTGGGCACGGGGATGGAGAGCACGGCGTGGCACAGGGACGCGATGGGGACCACGACGGGCACCAGGACAGCGGGTGGCACGAGGACGTGGTGTGGCACGAGGACGTGGTGTGGCGTGAGGACACAACGGATCCCAGGAGGTGACAGCCGTGAGGGCACAGAGTGGCACCAGGACGTGGTGTGGCATGGGGACGCAGTGGGAGCCACCAGGCCGGGACACGGCGTAGCACAGGGATGTGGCATGAGGACACGACGGGCACCAGGGCACAGCACGGCAGGAGGATGTGGGGTGGCACAAGGACACCACGGACTCCAGCACACGATGGGCACGAGGACACGATGCCAGCGGTGCACGACAGCCCCAGGCCTGGGGATGCAGCGTGGGGTGAGCACAAGgtgtggcacagggacacgatGGATGCCAGGACACGGCGTGGTAGCGTGGCACTGGGACATGGTGTGGCACATGGACAGGACATGGCACAAGGACAGGACATGGCACTGGGACACGGTGTGGCATGAGGACAGGACATGGCACAAGGACACAGCGTGGCACTGGGACATGGTGTGGCACAAGGATGAGGCATGGCACAAGGAGGACGAGGCATGGCCCTGGGACACAGTGTGGCACGAGGACAGGACATGGCATGAGGACACAGCATGGCACACGATGGGCACAAGGCTGCGGTGGCACCAGAGCGCAGCATGTGTGGCACTGGGACACGGCGTGGCACAAGCACCTGGCgtgccctgtgccccccacATCTCCTACctggcatccccagcccctctgggcagcGGTGGCACCGCAAAGAGGGAACCTGAGGCCGGGCACAGCCAGAGGGTGCCCCcctttctgtgcctcagtttcctccGCTCCCACCAACACGGAGCCGGGGCCGTGCCACGTGTGCCAGCCGGGAAAGGGTTAACGCCGCTGCCTGTCACCCCTCACATTGTCACCGAGCTGCCACCCCCGGCCCTGCAGGTGCTGCCCACGCACCCCGCGGTGCCAAGGTGCGTGCAGGCAGACAGGGGGACGCCGGGGGGGACAGAAGGACACGGGGGGGCTGGACAGATGGGGGACAGGATGCACGGGTGTGACGCACGGATGGAGGCGAGGACAGACGGACGGATGGCGGGACAGAACGACGGAAGGGGGGGGGTGGCGCCTGACCCCCGTGGAGTTCCCCcagtggggaaactgaggcacaggatCCCCACCATGGGGACCCCCCCCACACGGCCAGCACCGCGTGCCGCCAAATCGGGGACCTCACACGGCCCCAGGGCACAAACACGGCCCGGGGGTCACAGCCCCCTGAAACGACAGAGCCCTGAACCCCACAGCCCCCCTGAACTGACAGATCCTTGAACCGACAGGGCCCTGAACCCCACAGACCCCCTGAACCGACAGAGTGCTGAACCCCACAGCTCCCCGAACCCCGCAGCCCCCCTGAACTCCACAGCCCCCCGAAACCCACAGcccccaccccacagccccaccatACCCCTCTGCCCCCTAAACCCCGCAGCCCCCCGAACCCCTCAGCCACGGGGAGCAGACGGGTCCCGCTGCCCCACACGagccccgggggtcccggcgcctcctccgcccgccagggaaactgaggcacaacACCAGGGCCACAGTGGGCACCGCTACCCCTGGCCCAGGTCACCGAGGGGCGCGGGGACACCGAGCCGCGCCCGGGGCGACCCCCGGGCTCCCGCGGGCCCCTACTCACTGTGGGGGGCGGCACTGGCCGGGTCGGCGCCGGGGGGAGACCAGGGGGGGCGCGGGGTGGGTGGGGGTCGCCGCGGGGCTCTTGGTGAAGATGCCGCTGATGAACTTGAGCATCTTTCGGTCGCGGGTGGAGGCGCGACCCCCCTCGCGTCCCCGCTTGAGGCCGGTCtcgggggcgggggcgggcaCCAGACCCCCCGGCTGCAGGTCGCTGTAGTCCAGGGTCTTGCTCTTGCCCTTGCTGGGGGACAGCCGGGCCCGGGGGGGCCCCTCGCTCTTGCCCCCCGCCTTGGGGCGCCCCTTGCCCTCTCCCTCGGGCCACGAGAGGCGGCTGCCGGCCGCTTTGCCGGGGGCTTTGCCCGCCCGGGGCTCGGGGGTCCCGCGgctccccccgccgccgccccccgcttTGGGGGGCTTGGGGCCGGCCAGGCGGAGGCGGCGGGCGCCGGCCGAGGGGTGCGGGGAGGCTGTGGGGGGGtccaggggcggcgggggggccCGGCTTCCCTCTGGGGGGCCCTCGGGGCCCCCCCAGGTGGCCTGGCTGAGCAGCGGGCGGCGGGGGGTCGCGgcgggctgggggatgtccagGGCGGCCAGACCCCGCTCCCCCGGCCCCTCCAAGGTGCCCTTGGCCCCGCGGGGGTCGGGCTTGGGGGGCAAGGCCGGCAGCGGGGGGGGGCAGCAGCGCCGGGTCGGGTTTGGGGGGCAcggcggggggcggggggggcagCAGCGCCGGGTCGGGTTTGGGGGGCaccgccgggggcgggggggggcaACAGCGCCGGGTCGGGTTTGGGGGgcacggccgggggcgggggggggcaGCATGGCCGGGTCGGGTTTGGGGGGCACGGCGGGGGGCGAGGCGGGCGAGCGGGGGCGGGGGGCGTCGGGGCCGGGGGGGGCCGGGACCGGCCGTACTTATCCGGAGCGCGTCCTGCCGCTGGAAGAGCCGCTCGGGCCGCCGGGCTCGGCCGGGCTCGGGGGTGCGGGGGGCAGCCGCGGCCCCCCCGGGGCCAGGGGCTCCATCGCCACCCCCCCCCCGCCTCCTCCGCCTCCCCCGCGGCGCCCACCGACTCGAGCTTGACCAGCGTGAGCGAGATGAGGTAGGTGGTCCTGCGCTGGAGGCCGGTGGTCCTGCTCATGGGTGCGGGCAGGGCCTCCCCGGGgcgcccccccggcccccctgGATCCCCGCGcggcgccgcggccgccggTGCCGGTGATGCTCCGGTCCCACCCCCGGCCCTGCCTCCCCGAAGCCTCCGCCGCTCGCCCGCCCCCGGAGGGGTTGGAaccgccgccgccccccccgCGAAACACGAGCACCCCCCCGGCAGCCGCCGGGAGCGGGGCCACCcccccgccgcgccccccgccccgggtCAGCGGCCGGGGGGCATCGCGGGGAACCCCCGAGCgggggggcaggggaggggtcGGGAGCTTTTGGGGGCGGGGGGGGATCGGGGGGAGGCACGGCGGGGGGaggggggctgtggggacctgggggtccgggggagagggaaggggggaTTCCAGGtgcgggggggtggggggggagatGGGGCGTGAGGGAcgcggggtgggggggggggggcagagGGGCGGTGATGGGGAGGGGGTGCGGGGGCTACGGGGAAGGGGGAAATGGAGGGAGGGGGGGTTACGGGGCGGGGGGGGGCAtgcccgggaccccccgggagCGGGGCTCACGGCAGCGCCCCGACGGGCTCGTCCTTGGCAGCGGCGGCGCGGGTGGGGGCCGGGGCCCGGCGGGGGGGGCCCTGAGCGGCCGGGGGCGGCCGGGGCCGCCGCTCTCCGCCATGCGCCGCTCccagggccgggctggggcgggggcgggcggcggccccgccgctaCCGGGCAGGCGCGAGCGCTCCCGGGCGCCCCGCCCGAGCCCCCGGCTCCGGCTCCGACACCTGCGGGGCTGCCGGTACCCCCGCACCCCGACAGCCCCCGCCACCTCCggtccgtccatccatccatccatccatccatccatccatccatccatccatccctccctcccgctgccccccgcacccccaaatcccctccctccccttcccgGGACAGCAGCgctggctggggagggggcccgtggtggggagggggcgtgGGGGCGGCTTTGGGGGTTTTCGGGGGGCTTCGCGGGGCTCGGGGCAGGCTCATCCACCCCTTTTCTGGCATTTTTAGCAGCGGCGCAGCATCCCTGCGCATCCCGTTTCCACGGCAACGGCGGGGATGGCGCTGGGAGCAGCCGTGGACCCCCCGTGTCACCCTCGTCACTCCCGTGTCACCCTCGTGGACCCGGGCCAGGTATCACGGCCACTGGGGTCCCCCACGGCAGCGTGACCCCCCCGGCCTGGGGGCACACGGGGCTCGGGGCACAGTGGGACCCTCggccccctgtgccccccggAGGTCGGGCGGGGGTCccggccctgtgtgccccccACGCGCGGGGTCCCCCGGGCCTCGCACCGCTCCGGGCAGGGGGGCcacccccagagctgtccctgctgccacccagggctgtgaccctggagctggctctgtcCTGGTGCGGGAtctgccccccagcaccccGTGGGGACAATGCTGCCCCCTCCAGTGCCCCCCTGTCCCCTTCCGGTGTCCCCCGGCTGTCCCCAAGCACGGGCCACACCTCCCCCTCGCTCAGATGTCCCACGCTGCCGGGGGGGGGCGACACGGGGCACGGCGGGTCCGACCGTGCCACCACaacatccctgtccccatccctgtccccatcctgtccccctccctgtccccatcctgtccccatccctgtccccatccctgcctcctccctgtccccatccctgtccccatcctgtccccatccctgccccctctctgtccccctctctgtccccatcctgtccccagcctgtccccatcctgtccccctccctgtccccatcctgtccccatccctgtccccatgcctGCCCCcatctctgtccccatccctgtccccatccctgtccccctccctgtccccagcctgtccccctccctgtccccatcctgtccccctCCCTGTCGCCATCCCTGTCgtcatccctgtccccatcgctgtccccatccctgtccccatctctgccccctccctgtcccctccctgtccccatccctgtccccatccctgtccccagcctgtccccctctctgtccccatccctgtccccatcctgtccccaaaGCTGCTGCACCCCCAGGCTGGGAGTGCGGGGGTTAAACGGGGGCGGGGGCACCCCGGGGGTgggagggggctcggggggagcgctgggcaggagctgggggggctgtgccccctcccGAGCTCCGTGGGTACCACAGCGGGCGCCTGGCAACGCGGCATCCCCCGGCttcccgttgccatggcaaccgcGCGGGATATGTCAGAGCGGGGGGGGGCGCACGACGATGTGGGGGCTCGGtacgggcggggggcggcgacGGAGCCCCTCCCCAAGTGACGTCACCGCGTGGGTCGGGGGAATCGGGGGGAGGAGACCCCAAACCCTCACAGCCCCCCCAGCAGGGCCCCCCTACACGGGACCCCTCCAGCAACAAGTGCCCCCCCCCCGCCTTCAGAGCCCCCCACGCTCTGACCCCAGCACCTCCTGTGGCCCCTCCAGCAGGGACCCCCAGTCCCACCAGGACCCCCCAATCccaccaggaccccccaaacccccccagccGGGCCCCCCCCCGCAGACGCGGGGAGGAAGTGGCCCCGTTCCCACAGCGCGGGCCGGAAACCGCCCCGGGGCCCCGGCACGGAAACGGGGGGGGCcccagccccagcggggcctgCACCCCCCGCGCCCCTCGGGGGGTCCCCACggggggctggcactgccagacCCCCACTGTGGCACCggggggcagggacaccctgagcagggacaggaccaGCCGAGGACAGCAccagtgtggggctgggggacaccagtgTCACACCTGTCCATCTGTCTGTCTATCtgtccatccctccatccatccatccatccatccatccatccatccatccatccatccatccatccatccatccatccatccatccatcccttccatctgtccatccatcatccatccacctgtccatctgtccatccCTCCGCCTGTGTATCTGCATCCACCTGTTTGTCCATCCGCCGGTTCACTCATTCATTGTCCACCCACCCCTCCATCCCTTCCATCCGCCTGTCCATCCATGCCTCCAGCCAGCTCCCTGTCCATCTGTCTGTCCTTCCACctttccatccatccatccatccatccatccatccatccatccatccatccatccatccatccatccatccatccatccatccatccatccatccatccatcctttcCACCTGCTCTCCTGTCCATCCATGTCTCCAGCCGgctccctgtctgtctgtccgtccgtccctccatccatcccctTGTTCCTCCACCCATCTTCCTACACCTCATCTCTCCACCCATCCACGTATCCTCCACCCGCAGGATGTCCACCCTCTGTCCATCCTCTGTCCATCCACCTGTCCATCCACCTGTCCACTCTCTGTCCACCCTCTGTCCACGCTCTGTCCATGCTGCTGTCCCCCTGCCCGCACCCCccgtgtccctcagtgtccccccgctctccccagccccggtgtcccccgctgtccccagctgtccccccgctgtccccagccccgctgtccccccgtGTTCCCCAGTGttcccccgctgtccccagctccggtgtcccccgctgtccccgctgtcccccgctgtccccgctgtccccgctgtcgcCGCCTGTCCCCGGTACCTCGGAGGGCCCGCAGGGCGCTGCTCAGGCTGCGGCGCAGCTGCGGCTCCCGCACGGTCTCCACCAGCCGCACCAggcggttcaggtggcccttgGCCCCCTCGTGCCGGGCCACCTCGGCGCGGATGGCGGCCAGCACCTCGCGCCGCTCGCGGGGGGCCCCCATGGCGCCCCCGGGACCCCGTTCGGCCCCGTCTGTTCCGCCCCGCTCGCTTCCTGCCCGAGCCGCGGCGTCACCCGCGGGGACACGTCACGGCCCGCGCGGGGCTGCGCGCCGCGACACGCCAGGACACGCCAGGGACACGCCAGGACACGCCAGGACACGCCGGGGCAcgggcacggcccggcacgCCCGACGCGCCAGCCCGGCACGCCAGCGACGTGgcacgggggacacggggggacacacGCATGGGTGGGCACCGTGGGGGACGCCCCGGGGACACGGcgggtgctggggacaccctggggggATCAGGACACCCACGGGGCTCTTGTGCAGACAGGgtggggacacacggacacgcTGGGGACACGTGTGAGGTGACACGGACACAGCAGTGACATGCTGGGGACACACGGGCATGCTGGGGATGTGTGTGAGGTGACACGGACACAGTAGTGACATGCTGGGGACATGTATGGGCACACGGGCAGGCTGGGGACATGTGCAGTGACACACAGACATGCTAGGGACATGTGCAGCCACGTGGACATGCCAGTAATGTGTGGAGTGACAGGGACATGCTGGGGACATGTGCAGTGACACACGGACATGCTAAGGACATGTGCAGCCATGTGGACATGCCAGTAATGTGTGGAGTGACAGGGACATGCTGGGGACATGTGCAGTGACACATGGACATGTGTGGTGACACATGGACATGCTGGGGGCATGTGCAGTGACACACGGACATGTGCAGTGACACACGGACACGCTAAGGACACGTGTGCCATCCCGTGCACACACAGCCCACCCCCacgtgtccccccagtgtccccgtgtccccccaggcagggcaggggccctgggggtgtccccgtgtcctcCCCCAGCCATGGACCCCTGCCCATCCCCACAGGGGGTCCCAGGCCCTGGGGGGggtcccagtgccagggcagtgccaccaCCTGCGGAGGGTGACGGTGGTCACCGTGGGGTGACAGCAATCACTGGGGGGTCCCAAAATCCACTGGGGGGTCCCAGCAGTCCCTGTGGGGTCCCAATGGTCACCCTGGGGTCCCAGTGGTCACTGTGGGGTCCCAATGGTCACCCTGGGGTCCCAATGGTCACCCTGGGGTCCCAGTGGTCACTGTGGGGTCCCAATGGTCACCCTGGGGTCCCAATGGTCACCCTGGGGTCCCAGTGGTCATTGTGGGGTCCCAGCGGTCACCGTGGGGTCCCAGTGGTCATTGTGGGGTCCCAGCGGTCATTGTGGGGTCCCAGCGGTCACCGTGGGGTCCCAGCAGTCCCTGTGGGGTCCCAGTGGTCATTGTGGGGTCCCAACACCCACTGGGGGGTCCCAGCACACTTTGGgggtccccagtgtccccatccccggcaccgtcccaggcagaggcaggaatgggggtcctggggggtttATTGAGGTGtcggggggtcctgaggggttACTGTGGGAtcaggggggtcctggggagtTTATTGAGGGGtcaggggggtcccggggggttattggggggtcaggggggtcccggggggtcactgaggggtcagggggggtcccggggggtcactggggggtcaggggggtcccggggggttattggggggtcaggggggtcccggggggtcactgaggggtcagggggggtcccgggggggttcTGCGGGGtcaggggggtcccggggggtcactgaggggtcaggggggtcccggggggtcactggggggtcagggggtacgCGGAGGCCACGAGGCGCTGCTTGTCCCACGTGTAGGTCTGGATGGTGGCGGCTTCGCCCCCCAGGCTGACGTggcacctgcagggacagggagggtgACCGCGGGTCGGGGACCCCCGGGTGGCCCCCACGACCCCCGGGGGGCCGCCAGGGCAGCCCGTCGGTGCCAGCGCCCTGCCCGCGGTGCCCGCACTCACTGGCTGTCGGGCCGTGCCAGGAAGCAGAGCGTGAACAGCGCCAGGTCGAACTCGGGGCTGGAGCCCACCAGGAGCGACCCCCG
This is a stretch of genomic DNA from Passer domesticus isolate bPasDom1 chromosome 31, bPasDom1.hap1, whole genome shotgun sequence. It encodes these proteins:
- the AGAP2 gene encoding arf-GAP with GTPase, ANK repeat and PH domain-containing protein 2 isoform X1, with protein sequence MSRTTGLQRRTTYLISLTLVKLESVGAAGEAEEAGGGWRWSPWPRGGRGCPPHPRARPSPAARAALPAAGRAPDKYGRSRPPPAPTPPAPARPPRPPPCPPNPTRPCCPPPPPAVPPKPDPALLPPPAPGGAPQTRPGAAAPPAPRRAPQTRPGAAAPPRCRPCPPSPTPAGPRAPWRGRGSGVWPPWTSPSPPRPPAARCSARPPGGAPRAPQREAGPPRRPWTPPQPPRTPRPAPAASAWPAPSPPKRGAAAGGAAGPPSPGRAKPPAKRPAAASRGPRERARGAPRRGARARGPPGPGCPPARARARPWTTATCSRGVWCPPPPPRPASSGDARGVAPPPATERCSSSSAASSPRAPRRPPPTPRPPWSPPGADPASAAPHKALVNSQEWTLGRSIPEIRLGVLGSSKSGKSALVHRFLTGSYVGLEPTESGQFKREVTVDGQSHLLLIREEAGAPDAQFASWADAVIFVFSLESESSFEEVAQLHALLCDLRGTSDVALALVGTQDKISSSSPRAVEDAHARALCGDMRRCLYYETCATYGLNVDRVFTEVAQKAVALKKQQQLMASCKSLPSSPSHSAASTPVGGVHPSQTSNGGHTSDYSSSLPSTPNVSHRELRSETPAPLGTPGSLHRGAKRRTSLFATRRGSDSEKRSLDSRGEVAGSGRAIPIKQSFLLKRSGNSLNKEWKKKYVTLSSNGLLFYHPSINDYIHSTHGKEMDLLRTTVKVPGKRPPRAISACGPSASINGLLREPEPGGGVPSVGLSLPPEPGLKVVGKGSLQRCASASGAKLASESPLSFEAVPSPGSAGRDPPPSPLVDRKKHRRKKLMTPSKTEGSGGQAEAKRKMWKLKSFGSLRNIYKTEEENFEFLIVSSTGQTWHFEAGSFEERDAWVQAIESQILASLQCCESSKNKARMDSQSEAVAIQAIRNARGNSLCVDCGAPNPTWASLNLGALICIECSGIHRNLGTHVSRVRSLDLDDWPRELTLVLTAIGNATANSIWEQNPRGRCKPTHESSREERESWIRAKYEQRLFLAPLPAAEAPLAERLRGAVGQQDLPAVLLLLAHSHKEQLNVPTADAERRTALHLACDTAQVVVTQLLVWYGADVRARDGHGRTALFYARRAGSRECADILLQHGCPGEGPGSPPTPGSPPTPGPPTPGGPPTPGPRRRSSCASVGPCEPRSALV
- the AGAP2 gene encoding arf-GAP with GTPase, ANK repeat and PH domain-containing protein 2 isoform X2, encoding MSRTTGLQRRTTYLISLTLVKLESVGAAGEAEEAGGGWRWSPWPRGGRGCPPHPRARPSPAARAALPAAGRAPDKYGRSRPPPAPTPPAPARPPRPPPCPPNPTRPCCPPPPPAVPPKPDPALLPPPAPGGAPQTRPGAAAPPAPRRAPQTRPGAAAPPRCRPCPPSPTPAGPRAPWRGRGSGVWPPWTSPSPPRPPAARCSARPPGGAPRAPQREAGPPRRPWTPPQPPRTPRPAPAASAWPAPSPPKRGAAAGGAAGPPSPGRAKPPAKRPAAASRGPRERARGAPRRGARARGPPGPGCPPARARARPWTTATCSRGVWCPPPPPRPASSGDARGVAPPPATERCSSSSAASSPRAPRRPPPTPRPPWSPPGADPASAAPHKALVNSQEWTLGRSIPEIRLGVLGSSKSGKSALVHRFLTGSYVGLEPTESGQFKREVTVDGQSHLLLIREEAGAPDAQFASWADAVIFVFSLESESSFEEVAQLHALLCDLRGTSDVALALVGTQDKISSSSPRAVEDAHARALCGDMRRCLYYETCATYGLNVDRVFTEVAQKAVALKKQQQLMASCKSLPSSPSHSAASTPVGGVHPSQTSNGGHTSDYSSSLPSTPNVSHRELRSETPAPLGTPGSLHRGAKRRTSLFATRRGSDSEKRSLDSRGEVAGSGRAIPIKQSFLLKRSGNSLNKEWKKKYVTLSSNGLLFYHPSINDYIHSTHGKEMDLLRTTVKVPGKRPPRAISACGPSASINGLLREPEPGGGVPSVGLSLPPEPGLKVVGKGSLQRCASASGAKLASESPLSFEAVPSPGSAGRDPPPSPLVDRKKHRRKKLMTPSKTEGSGGQAEEEENFEFLIVSSTGQTWHFEAGSFEERDAWVQAIESQILASLQCCESSKNKARMDSQSEAVAIQAIRNARGNSLCVDCGAPNPTWASLNLGALICIECSGIHRNLGTHVSRVRSLDLDDWPRELTLVLTAIGNATANSIWEQNPRGRCKPTHESSREERESWIRAKYEQRLFLAPLPAAEAPLAERLRGAVGQQDLPAVLLLLAHSHKEQLNVPTADAERRTALHLACDTAQVVVTQLLVWYGADVRARDGHGRTALFYARRAGSRECADILLQHGCPGEGPGSPPTPGSPPTPGPPTPGGPPTPGPRRRSSCASVGPCEPRSALV